A DNA window from Sediminitomix flava contains the following coding sequences:
- the uvrA gene encoding excinuclease ABC subunit UvrA translates to MTVAIDKLDPKDYIIVKGAKVNNLKSLNVAIPRNQLIVVTGVSGSGKSSLAFDTLFAEGQRMYVESLSSYARQFLGRMEKPEVEYIKGVCPAIAVEQKVTTKNPRSTVGTTTEIYDYLKLLFARVGKTYSPVSGEVVTKSSVTEVVDFLFTYEEGTRFMILCPLLVQEGRKLETELQILLQKGFSRVVFQGETAFIEDLIERKDEINKLDLSLEENKVEILIDRDSVQKGDEDRQFRMADSIQIALFEGQGDCVIEVIDKDRNKIRKDFTERFEKDGITFEEPTVNFFSFNNPFGACKRCEGFGKILGIDQDLVIPNKTLSVFEGAIAPWSTESMRNRWLTPLLRSAYKFDFPVHRSYEELTDEEKLLLWEGNEHFKGINAFFNHLESKTHKIQFRVLLSKYRGRTECPDCRGTRLRKDAGYVKIGGKNLQDIVLMPISDLIPFFNGLELTKHEQKVAQRILIEVQNRLGYMDKVGLGYLTLNRLTSTLSGGEYQRIKLATSLGSALVGSMYILDEPSIGLHPRDTANLIKVLKELRDLGNTVIVVEHEEDVMKAADQIIDIGPDAGVHGGSLIFQGDMDELKSNPEVSHTAKYLTGVEKIDVPTFRRKWVEYIEIIGAKENNLKNVQVKFPLNTVTCVTGVSGSGKSTLIRKCLQPALQRKLGDYNDEVGKLEGIEGAWKSITQIQFVDQNPIGKSSRSNPVTYVKAYDAIRELFSSQPLAKQRGYKPAFFSFNVDGGRCEACQGEGVTKIEMQFMADIYLPCESCEGTRFKKEILDIKYKDKDISEVLEMSIDEAMDFFADRKKITDRLRALQEVGLGYVRLGQSSNTLSGGEAQRVKLASYLVKGTLKKTDRVLFVFDEPTTGLHFHDINKLMKSINALVENGHSVIIIEHNTEVIKSADWVIDLGPEGGDNGGYIVFEGTPEELAESGKGYTAAYLKEKLSE, encoded by the coding sequence ATGACGGTAGCAATAGATAAACTTGATCCTAAAGATTATATCATCGTTAAAGGAGCAAAAGTTAACAACCTTAAGAGTCTGAATGTGGCTATTCCACGAAACCAACTGATTGTGGTTACAGGGGTGTCGGGTTCAGGAAAATCTTCTTTGGCCTTCGATACTTTGTTTGCAGAAGGTCAACGTATGTATGTCGAGAGTTTGAGCTCATATGCACGTCAGTTTTTAGGACGAATGGAAAAACCTGAGGTGGAATACATCAAAGGGGTTTGCCCTGCTATTGCTGTAGAGCAAAAGGTAACAACTAAAAACCCTCGATCTACCGTTGGTACTACTACAGAGATTTATGATTATCTCAAGTTATTATTTGCTCGTGTCGGAAAAACCTATTCGCCTGTTTCGGGAGAAGTAGTGACAAAGTCATCGGTGACAGAAGTTGTCGATTTCCTTTTCACTTATGAGGAAGGAACTCGCTTTATGATTCTTTGTCCTTTGTTGGTTCAAGAAGGTCGTAAACTGGAAACAGAGCTTCAGATTCTGTTACAGAAAGGTTTTAGCCGTGTGGTTTTCCAAGGGGAAACAGCTTTCATTGAAGACTTGATTGAGCGAAAAGACGAAATCAATAAACTTGATCTTTCGCTTGAAGAAAATAAAGTGGAAATTCTTATTGATAGAGATTCTGTACAAAAAGGAGATGAAGACCGTCAGTTCCGAATGGCAGATTCTATCCAAATCGCTTTGTTTGAAGGGCAAGGAGACTGTGTGATTGAGGTTATTGACAAAGACAGAAATAAAATCAGAAAAGACTTTACCGAAAGGTTCGAGAAAGATGGAATTACTTTCGAGGAGCCAACGGTAAATTTCTTCAGTTTCAATAACCCTTTTGGTGCTTGTAAACGCTGTGAAGGTTTTGGTAAAATTTTAGGAATCGATCAAGATTTGGTCATTCCAAACAAAACGCTTTCTGTTTTTGAGGGAGCAATTGCGCCTTGGAGTACCGAAAGTATGCGTAATCGTTGGTTGACACCACTTTTACGTTCTGCTTACAAATTTGACTTCCCTGTTCACCGTTCTTACGAAGAACTGACAGATGAAGAAAAGCTTTTGCTTTGGGAAGGAAATGAGCATTTCAAAGGGATTAATGCTTTCTTCAATCATTTGGAGAGCAAAACACATAAAATTCAATTCAGAGTTCTGCTTTCAAAATACAGAGGTCGTACCGAATGTCCAGACTGTAGAGGAACACGTTTGAGAAAAGATGCAGGCTATGTAAAGATTGGTGGAAAAAATCTGCAAGATATCGTTTTGATGCCAATCAGTGATTTGATTCCGTTCTTCAACGGTCTTGAACTAACGAAACATGAACAAAAAGTAGCACAGCGTATTCTGATTGAAGTACAGAATCGTTTGGGCTATATGGATAAAGTAGGACTTGGCTATCTCACGCTAAATCGTTTAACTTCTACACTTTCGGGTGGAGAATATCAACGTATCAAACTAGCTACTTCATTGGGTAGTGCTTTGGTAGGTTCAATGTATATTTTGGATGAACCAAGTATCGGTCTTCACCCAAGAGATACAGCTAACTTAATCAAAGTACTCAAAGAACTTCGTGATCTTGGAAATACAGTCATTGTAGTAGAACATGAAGAAGATGTGATGAAGGCAGCAGATCAGATCATTGATATTGGTCCAGATGCAGGTGTTCATGGCGGATCATTGATTTTCCAAGGAGATATGGATGAGTTGAAAAGTAATCCAGAAGTATCTCACACCGCAAAGTATCTCACAGGAGTTGAAAAGATAGATGTACCTACTTTCCGAAGAAAGTGGGTTGAGTATATTGAAATTATTGGGGCGAAAGAAAATAACCTTAAAAATGTACAGGTGAAATTCCCGTTGAATACAGTGACTTGTGTAACAGGAGTTTCGGGTTCGGGTAAATCTACGCTGATCAGAAAATGTTTACAACCAGCTTTACAACGTAAGTTGGGTGATTACAATGATGAAGTAGGTAAACTTGAAGGGATTGAAGGCGCATGGAAATCAATCACTCAGATTCAGTTTGTTGATCAGAACCCGATTGGTAAATCATCACGTTCCAATCCTGTTACCTACGTGAAGGCTTACGATGCTATTCGTGAACTTTTCAGCTCACAGCCTTTGGCAAAACAACGTGGTTACAAACCTGCGTTTTTCTCATTCAATGTAGATGGTGGACGTTGCGAGGCTTGTCAAGGAGAAGGCGTAACCAAAATTGAAATGCAGTTTATGGCTGATATTTATTTGCCATGCGAAAGCTGTGAAGGAACACGTTTCAAAAAGGAAATCTTAGACATTAAATACAAAGACAAAGATATTTCTGAAGTCTTGGAGATGAGTATTGATGAAGCGATGGATTTCTTTGCCGACCGTAAGAAAATCACGGATCGCCTCAGAGCATTGCAAGAAGTAGGTTTAGGTTATGTAAGATTAGGGCAATCATCAAACACATTAAGTGGTGGAGAAGCACAACGTGTTAAATTGGCTTCATACCTTGTAAAAGGGACTCTGAAAAAGACAGATCGAGTTCTCTTCGTTTTTGATGAACCAACAACAGGACTTCATTTCCATGATATCAATAAGCTAATGAAATCAATCAATGCTTTGGTAGAAAATGGACATTCTGTAATTATCATTGAACATAATACCGAAGTGATCAAATCTGCTGATTGGGTGATTGATCTAGGTCCAGAAGGCGGAGACAATGGCGGTTATATTGTATTCGAAGGCACTCCAGAAGAATTAGCTGAAAGTGGAAAAGGATATACGGCTGCTTATTTGAAAGAGAAGTTGAGTGAGTAA
- a CDS encoding lysophospholipid acyltransferase family protein has protein sequence MIAILKKIYLFWGLFGFLITMLVLFPIYALLFQFPNWKHHYSCIRFLNKYWSYSLYFFTFNLPKIEFREGSRDHNTKVYVANHTSFMDIPLMGATSDQLLIFMGKHSLAKIPLFGWIFSKTHIVLDRNSRDSAKQAYVASKEMIDKGLSVAIYPEGTQNRKPPKVRNFKDGAFKIAIEKQIPIQPVSIIDNWVIWPRLAPELNWSPCRIVYHEPIPTKGLSSDDIENLKEQVIQTINTELEKYYPHYFETNNELTLPA, from the coding sequence ATGATTGCAATACTCAAAAAGATCTACCTTTTTTGGGGCTTGTTCGGATTCCTAATTACCATGTTAGTGCTATTTCCTATCTATGCACTACTCTTCCAATTTCCGAATTGGAAACACCACTATTCATGCATCCGATTCCTCAATAAATACTGGTCTTACAGTTTGTACTTTTTTACCTTCAATCTTCCGAAAATAGAATTTAGAGAAGGTTCAAGAGATCATAATACAAAAGTGTATGTGGCCAACCATACATCTTTTATGGACATTCCGCTGATGGGGGCAACCTCCGATCAGCTTCTAATTTTTATGGGAAAACACAGCCTAGCTAAAATTCCGTTGTTTGGCTGGATTTTCAGTAAAACCCATATTGTATTAGACCGTAACTCAAGAGACAGTGCCAAACAGGCTTACGTTGCTTCAAAAGAAATGATTGACAAAGGCTTGAGTGTTGCGATTTATCCCGAAGGGACACAAAATCGTAAACCTCCGAAAGTAAGAAACTTTAAAGATGGAGCCTTTAAAATTGCTATCGAGAAACAAATACCTATTCAACCCGTTTCAATTATCGATAATTGGGTAATTTGGCCTCGATTAGCTCCAGAATTGAATTGGTCACCGTGTAGAATAGTCTATCATGAGCCTATACCGACGAAAGGCTTGAGCAGTGATGATATCGAAAACTTGAAAGAACAGGTTATTCAGACAATCAATACTGAGTTAGAAAAATACTATCCACACTATTTCGAAACTAATAACGAACTGACACTTCCAGCCTAA
- a CDS encoding GOLPH3/VPS74 family protein translates to MNLSLAESLLISALHDEEGMVMEQAVSHIKKGLIGALLIDLRMGGFIDVENDTLIALESAPQESKPYTHFVWNNIREHKGEKSITDWVEHLNTILTDHKSDLLNRLVDRKLLEKETNTVLWIFTQHFYNKLEDDLAFRPERRIQQMLEGIEPSNLYDLILYQLMECSGVNKDLFSEPQAAFIADQHFEELMTTFLQICDSSDREILTFAEMICQSISSPGEAYVSQWVAVEA, encoded by the coding sequence ATGAATTTATCATTAGCAGAATCTTTACTTATTTCAGCTTTACACGATGAAGAAGGGATGGTAATGGAGCAAGCTGTTTCACATATTAAGAAAGGACTTATCGGTGCTTTATTAATTGACCTTAGAATGGGTGGCTTCATAGATGTAGAAAATGATACTTTAATTGCACTAGAAAGTGCACCTCAAGAAAGTAAACCTTATACTCACTTTGTTTGGAATAATATCCGTGAACACAAAGGTGAAAAAAGCATAACTGATTGGGTTGAGCACCTAAATACGATCTTAACAGACCATAAAAGTGATTTGTTGAATAGATTAGTTGATCGAAAATTATTAGAAAAGGAAACAAATACTGTTCTATGGATTTTCACTCAACACTTTTATAATAAATTGGAAGATGATTTGGCTTTCAGACCAGAAAGACGAATTCAGCAAATGCTAGAAGGTATTGAGCCATCTAATTTATACGATTTGATATTGTATCAGTTGATGGAATGTAGTGGCGTGAATAAAGATTTGTTCTCTGAACCACAAGCTGCATTTATAGCCGATCAGCATTTTGAAGAGCTTATGACGACTTTCCTTCAAATCTGTGATTCTTCTGATCGAGAGATTTTGACTTTTGCAGAAATGATTTGTCAGAGCATCAGCTCTCCTGGTGAAGCTTATGTCAGCCAATGGGTAGCTGTTGAAGCTTAA
- the gatC gene encoding Asp-tRNA(Asn)/Glu-tRNA(Gln) amidotransferase subunit GatC has protein sequence MKIDKSTIHKIAHLSRLNFDGKDEDKMVDSLNEIIDWVTKLEEVDTEGVKPLTHMTEEVNVLREDKVSNTLARERGLKNAPKKDEESFRVPKVIE, from the coding sequence ATGAAGATAGATAAAAGTACAATTCATAAGATTGCACACCTTTCTAGACTTAACTTTGATGGCAAAGATGAAGATAAGATGGTGGATAGTCTGAATGAAATTATTGATTGGGTGACTAAGTTAGAAGAAGTCGATACTGAAGGTGTAAAACCTCTGACACATATGACTGAAGAGGTGAATGTACTTCGTGAAGATAAAGTGAGTAATACTTTGGCTCGTGAGCGAGGTCTAAAAAATGCACCTAAGAAGGATGAGGAATCATTTAGAGTTCCTAAAGTAATTGAATAG
- a CDS encoding GDSL-type esterase/lipase family protein: MLRKGTFVSLFLLPAMLVAGVNVCSDEGEKPEEKKSSKFERLDANFTFVRQDLNVWEDFGQDKSLNSFFNKLYTLEKEKKGKVNILHIGDSHIQADFLTGHIREMFYMDERFPMSARGFVFPYRMARSNNPKNFEVNYTGKWTGKRIAVRKHKSDWGVAGYTADTYTDGARLRILPNADSVCVFETDEIKVFDQGGLKAFDVNYNTEGLGVDIKRTEAENYTLFESEKPLDEIRLKFQKTSPHQSHFMLQGLYLDNQKPGVTYSAAGVNSATVNSFLRSESLSEQLQELNPDLLVISLGTNDAYNDAFKEYTFKEKYRELLAKILKKQPNLTILLTTPGDNYRLRKYVNMNNVKARKVIMELAEEFELAVWDMYTVMGGLKAIDEWYQEGLSSEDRIHLNRKGYMYQAELFYEAFDKAYEGFVQRKEREKPSKDIAAVAR; encoded by the coding sequence ATGTTAAGAAAAGGAACTTTTGTGAGCCTTTTTTTACTGCCTGCCATGCTTGTAGCAGGAGTAAATGTTTGCTCTGATGAAGGAGAAAAACCCGAGGAAAAAAAATCATCAAAATTTGAACGCCTAGACGCGAATTTTACATTTGTCCGCCAAGATTTAAATGTGTGGGAAGATTTTGGACAAGACAAATCACTGAATTCTTTTTTCAATAAGTTATACACTTTGGAAAAAGAGAAAAAAGGGAAGGTGAATATTTTGCACATAGGAGATTCTCACATTCAAGCAGATTTTCTTACAGGGCACATCCGAGAAATGTTCTATATGGACGAGCGTTTCCCGATGTCAGCGAGAGGTTTTGTTTTTCCATACCGAATGGCGAGAAGTAATAATCCGAAAAACTTTGAAGTCAATTACACAGGGAAATGGACAGGAAAGAGAATTGCAGTCAGAAAGCATAAAAGTGATTGGGGTGTAGCAGGCTATACCGCAGATACCTATACCGATGGCGCTCGATTAAGAATTTTACCAAATGCAGATTCTGTTTGTGTCTTTGAAACGGATGAAATAAAAGTATTTGATCAAGGTGGCTTGAAAGCTTTCGATGTTAATTACAATACCGAAGGTCTTGGTGTAGACATCAAAAGGACAGAAGCTGAAAATTATACATTATTCGAATCGGAAAAACCTTTAGATGAAATCAGACTTAAGTTCCAGAAAACAAGTCCTCATCAGAGTCATTTTATGCTCCAAGGATTGTATTTGGATAATCAGAAACCAGGAGTGACATATTCTGCGGCAGGGGTAAATAGTGCTACGGTCAATTCTTTCCTGAGAAGCGAAAGTTTGAGTGAGCAGTTGCAGGAACTAAATCCAGATTTGTTAGTGATTTCTCTAGGAACAAATGATGCTTATAACGATGCTTTCAAAGAGTATACTTTTAAAGAAAAGTACAGAGAATTATTAGCTAAAATATTGAAGAAGCAGCCAAATCTAACGATTCTATTAACTACTCCGGGCGATAATTATCGCTTAAGAAAGTATGTGAATATGAATAATGTAAAAGCTCGAAAAGTCATAATGGAATTGGCTGAAGAGTTTGAGTTAGCTGTTTGGGATATGTATACTGTCATGGGAGGTTTGAAAGCGATTGATGAGTGGTATCAAGAAGGATTGAGTTCTGAAGATCGAATCCACCTAAACAGAAAAGGTTATATGTATCAAGCAGAACTATTCTATGAAGCATTTGATAAAGCTTATGAAGGATTTGTGCAGCGCAAGGAGCGAGAAAAACCGTCAAAAGATATTGCAGCAGTAGCAAGATAG
- a CDS encoding GDSL-type esterase/lipase family protein: MLNNSPLRILLLLVYVGLMVGAVLIVSPGEIPLGGELSLRIPTTKDVLPKEWLEEENFQKAQETQLASQEDLEVDSVAAEASAKTTEVKKPVKKKLKVSWKPGSIALEYPANNKEALANFFNALQKVEEKGSHIRVMHFGDSQLEGDRMTERLRRRFQNQFGGHGIGYIPMIERRNIRTSVAQEYSRNWKRKSVLKKDSTDHNFYGMNGAYYYFNESDKDENASASFVSTGYTTKREKQIDRFRLFYKNPEEPLYIYYTLNEGEENILRVPPSTDLQATTLPINGGFDRVDLFLESKGQPEFYGISMDGTSGISVDNMAIRGSSGVEFTKLNKAFFKEQMDELDTKLIIFQFGVNVVPQERESYAFYERLLTHQLQYLKSIAPDCDIVVVGVSDMAKKIGTEIQTYPSIDLVRAAQRKAAKRAGCVYWDLYLAMGGENSIRDWAEMEPALANKDFIHFTRTGANKVGDLLFDELMREYKKFKEQK; the protein is encoded by the coding sequence ATGCTGAATAATTCTCCTTTACGAATCCTTCTTCTCCTGGTCTATGTCGGGCTAATGGTAGGAGCAGTACTGATTGTTTCTCCTGGAGAAATACCACTTGGAGGAGAGTTAAGCCTTCGTATCCCAACTACAAAAGATGTGTTACCCAAAGAATGGCTTGAAGAAGAAAACTTCCAAAAAGCACAAGAAACACAACTTGCAAGTCAGGAAGATTTAGAAGTGGACTCTGTAGCGGCAGAAGCATCTGCTAAAACTACAGAAGTTAAGAAGCCTGTAAAAAAGAAGCTTAAAGTATCTTGGAAACCAGGTTCAATAGCCTTAGAATATCCTGCCAATAACAAAGAAGCTCTTGCAAACTTTTTCAACGCCTTACAAAAGGTAGAAGAAAAAGGCAGCCATATCCGTGTCATGCATTTTGGAGATTCTCAATTGGAAGGTGACCGTATGACAGAACGTTTGAGACGAAGATTCCAAAATCAGTTTGGAGGACATGGAATCGGGTATATTCCAATGATCGAGAGAAGAAATATCAGAACGTCCGTTGCACAAGAATACAGTAGAAACTGGAAGAGAAAGTCAGTCTTGAAGAAAGATTCAACCGATCATAATTTCTATGGGATGAATGGTGCTTATTATTACTTCAATGAAAGTGATAAAGATGAAAATGCTTCAGCCTCTTTTGTGAGTACAGGTTATACCACAAAAAGAGAAAAACAGATTGACAGATTCCGCTTATTTTACAAAAACCCTGAAGAACCACTTTATATTTATTATACCCTAAACGAAGGAGAGGAAAACATTCTGAGAGTTCCTCCTTCTACAGATTTACAAGCAACAACATTGCCGATAAATGGCGGTTTTGATCGTGTAGATCTTTTCTTGGAGAGTAAAGGACAACCTGAATTTTATGGAATTTCAATGGATGGAACATCTGGGATTTCTGTAGATAATATGGCGATCAGAGGTAGTTCGGGCGTAGAGTTTACAAAATTGAATAAAGCCTTCTTTAAAGAGCAAATGGATGAGCTTGACACCAAGCTTATTATTTTTCAATTTGGGGTAAATGTGGTTCCACAAGAAAGAGAAAGTTATGCTTTTTATGAGCGACTGCTTACGCATCAGTTGCAATATTTGAAAAGTATTGCTCCAGACTGCGATATTGTAGTCGTTGGTGTGTCTGATATGGCGAAAAAGATTGGAACAGAAATTCAAACCTATCCAAGTATCGATTTGGTGAGAGCTGCACAACGAAAAGCAGCCAAAAGAGCTGGTTGTGTGTATTGGGATTTATATTTGGCAATGGGTGGAGAAAACTCAATCAGAGATTGGGCTGAAATGGAGCCAGCTTTGGCGAACAAAGATTTTATACATTTTACTCGTACAGGAGCTAATAAAGTGGGAGACTTACTTTTTGACGAACTGATGCGAGAATACAAAAAATTCAAAGAACAGAAATAA